A section of the Gemmatimonadota bacterium genome encodes:
- a CDS encoding DnaT-like ssDNA-binding protein — MPTIISTPGASNANSYLTVVEADAYYDTRVPGVVFDAWDGADSKEALLINATRMLDKLLLPDVKELFYQNGVAYYRVHPAWTGLPATTVQRLCWPRSSMFDQNGNAIGTNVIPEDLKFATAEFAGQLGVADRQLDNDVVLQGLKSVKAGSVALSFDTAGLSVSYVIPAAVYNLLVPSWYTNETYEPAQVSIFGVITQDSL; from the coding sequence ATGCCAACGATCATCTCGACTCCCGGCGCATCGAACGCGAACAGCTACCTGACGGTCGTCGAGGCTGACGCCTACTACGACACGCGCGTGCCGGGCGTCGTGTTCGACGCGTGGGACGGCGCCGACAGCAAGGAGGCGCTGCTGATCAACGCGACGCGCATGCTCGACAAGCTCCTCTTGCCCGACGTCAAGGAGTTGTTCTATCAGAACGGCGTCGCCTACTACCGCGTGCATCCAGCGTGGACCGGGCTGCCGGCGACGACGGTGCAGCGACTGTGCTGGCCGCGCTCTAGCATGTTCGATCAGAACGGCAATGCGATCGGCACGAACGTCATCCCCGAGGATTTGAAGTTTGCGACGGCGGAGTTCGCCGGGCAACTTGGAGTCGCGGATCGTCAGTTAGACAACGACGTCGTTCTGCAGGGATTGAAGTCGGTGAAGGCTGGCAGCGTCGCGCTGTCGTTCGATACGGCTGGACTTTCCGTCTCGTATGTCATCCCGGCGGCGGTCTACAACCTGCTCGTGCCCAGCTGGTACACGAACGAGACGTACGAACCAGCGCAGGTCTCGATCTTCGGCGTTATCACGCAGGACAG